From the genome of Nocardia sp. NBC_01503, one region includes:
- a CDS encoding Pr6Pr family membrane protein, translated as MDVKWARAWFVVTAACVVVGVVMQVVLAWQNHMPMIAETGELFQKFGGSPIARALNVFAFFTVQSNLIVGVTSLLLALDRNRSSTVFAVFRLIGLVAITVTGLVYHVALSNLFRLDSWALAADQLLHTVVPVMTVVGWLAFGPRGLTSARIVKLTVLFPLAYMIFTVIRGPLASDWYPYPFADVHALGYLRVLINGLWIGLLFVALAAGAAWIDKRLSAKQATTVVPAETHS; from the coding sequence ATGGATGTGAAATGGGCGCGTGCCTGGTTCGTGGTGACTGCCGCGTGTGTTGTTGTGGGCGTGGTCATGCAGGTGGTGCTGGCTTGGCAGAACCACATGCCGATGATCGCCGAGACGGGCGAGTTGTTCCAGAAGTTCGGTGGTAGCCCAATTGCGCGAGCGCTGAACGTCTTCGCGTTCTTCACCGTGCAGTCGAATCTGATCGTGGGCGTGACGAGTTTGCTGCTCGCGCTCGATCGGAATCGGTCCTCGACGGTGTTCGCGGTGTTCCGGCTGATCGGGCTCGTGGCGATCACGGTCACCGGGCTGGTTTACCACGTCGCGCTCAGCAATCTGTTCCGGTTGGACAGTTGGGCGCTGGCCGCCGATCAACTCTTGCACACGGTGGTGCCGGTCATGACCGTCGTGGGCTGGCTCGCGTTCGGGCCACGGGGGCTGACCTCGGCGCGGATCGTGAAGCTGACGGTTCTGTTCCCGCTCGCCTACATGATCTTCACCGTCATCCGCGGCCCGCTGGCCTCGGACTGGTACCCCTACCCGTTCGCGGACGTGCACGCCCTGGGATACCTGCGCGTACTCATCAACGGCCTGTGGATCGGGTTGCTGTTCGTCGCGCTCGCGGCCGGTGCTGCCTGGATCGACAAACGCCTGTCGGCCAAGCAAGCCACCACTGTTGTGCCCGCGGAGACACATTCCTGA
- a CDS encoding DUF5988 family protein, with the protein MIPRTRLDLTQQRADGPSGIPNYWTINAAATSLPVKVPRLSGYEHFDPTDSTVTLDGTSLPVFRWAYRTRIAE; encoded by the coding sequence ATGATCCCCCGAACACGTTTGGACCTCACGCAGCAGCGCGCCGACGGCCCGAGCGGTATCCCGAACTATTGGACAATCAACGCCGCCGCAACTTCGTTGCCGGTGAAGGTTCCCCGCCTCAGCGGATACGAGCACTTCGACCCCACCGACTCAACCGTGACCCTCGACGGCACATCGTTGCCGGTGTTCAGATGGGCGTACCGCACCCGCATCGCCGAATAG